From the genome of Haladaptatus caseinilyticus:
GCAGCGAGCAAGGCGTCGAGTTGTTCGTTCGTCGGTTCCTCGTCGAGAAACGTCACGTAGTGTTTGATACCCTTTGTTCCAGAAATGTCGAAGGGCTGTCCGGCCACGATCTCCGAAAGCTCGGCCTGTGTTCTAATCATGACCGTAATGTCGTAGCCGAATTCGTCCTCAATCGCGTCGTGAATCGTCGCGCGGAGCTCAGTTTCCTCGCCGTCCGCAGACTCGAATATTACGTTCCCGCTCTGGATGTATGTCTCGACGTCATCGAACCCCAAAGATTCGACGAGCGCCCACAGGTCATTCATCTTCATTCGGTTGTGTGCGCCGACGTTGATTCCACGTAGGAACGCTATGTAGGTTGCCATGGATTCTCGTTCGCTAGAGTTACCCTTATACATTCGTTTGAAACGACCACCAGCTCACCTAGAGCACTCTGACCCGATGCCCCACGCAGCCGCCAGAGGCAAAATTGTTGTTCTCACCGGTGCACACCCACCAACCAAGATTACACTGTCGTAATTAACGACCGAAACTGAACCGTAATCACGCCAGTGCTGTTCTACCACTTTTTCCCACCATTCAATCGCGGTGGGAAAAGTGGGAGTGATTACACCCCACCGTAGCCGACCGTTCGTTCCGCATCGGAGGAGGACGCAATTTGCTGCCTCCTTGTTATCTGTGGAGGAGTACTCTGGAAACGCTTCGGAGCAAGATTACGCCCCGCGTTCGAGGGATAATTTCGAAAGTGTAATTATCGCTTTTCGTCATCACTTTGTTCGAGCATAGCCCGTGATTGTTCGGCAGCGAACTCACGAAACTCGTCTGCATGAGTGACCAGCCGGGCAGCCTGTTCGCCCCATTCGCCGGGTTGAAGCAGACGAGGCTATCTGGGTGCCCCACTCGTTTGACCCGCTAACGGCGCCGTCTCGTCGGGTGTGACGCGCCAACATTTTCATCGACCGCTGTACCGTGTTTGTGTTCGGATCGCGTATCCTTGCGCGGTGTTTTAACCGACGACGGCACGTCGACGAATCGAGTTCCAGTTTCCCGCCCTTCGTCTACTGTGCTGATTCGATGAACTCGCGCCAAAGGATAATGAGTCGACAAGGGAGACAGTACTTCTAGATGAACGCGTAGCGAGATTCGAGCAACTACTGGATGGAAATTCCGAGTTGGCACTCACGGAGATGACAGCCGTGGTCTGTAGGGTCCATATAGCATCATCCCGTGTATATCACACCATTCTTGATCAACTACACAGCACGATTGCTGAAATAGCTGATATTCTCGACCGTGATCAGAGTACGATTGGGAAGCAACTACAACCGCTATACGAACAGGACTTAGCCACTCGATATCCGCGCACTGTCACTAATGGTGGTGTCAAATACTTACACGTCGCTCAACCGCTCATAGAAACCATAGAGTGGCTA
Proteins encoded in this window:
- a CDS encoding DUF1697 domain-containing protein: MATYIAFLRGINVGAHNRMKMNDLWALVESLGFDDVETYIQSGNVIFESADGEETELRATIHDAIEDEFGYDITVMIRTQAELSEIVAGQPFDISGTKGIKHYVTFLDEEPTNEQLDALLAAESDAEQFEIRGREVYSELDKEALGNGRFTDVGKTLGMTATRRTWDVVTAIEERVSA